A stretch of the Maridesulfovibrio bastinii DSM 16055 genome encodes the following:
- a CDS encoding FAD-binding and (Fe-S)-binding domain-containing protein → MHKLVNDMRQYIPAERIYDHPALVKTYAVDASYFEPQAKLVVDVRNPAEIVRVLEVCSRNNIGVTFRGAGTAVSGQACGNGVLVRLKGPFWNRIEVLDNGQLFWSGSSPTGVDVNQALAPFGRKMGADPASMASASMGGIIADNSAGMCCMIEDNCYNSVLGMKIILADGTYLDTTAEESVADFRKSHGELLAELLKLRTEIISQQDVVERIRKKYSIKNTIGYMVNSFVDYDDPIDILMHLMIGSEGTLGFIHEVLMRTVPTLPVRAVGLMFFPSLAVATDAVIAMKGNCKIDAAEVLDYNCLTAMQNLKGIPDVMKSLEDGACAMLIETKAENDEALKQNMSDILEILGRFPSLSEQEFTTDDKTCEHLWNIRRALFPAIANFREPDEFVFTEDINIPVSDLAEGCESFQNLFNKYNYAAGIMGHAFHGNLHFSIPVKIADPEEVDKLHHFMVDLVDLITKRFDGSLKAEHGTGRAMAPFVCNEWGEFLYSVMLKVKDLFDPQGILNPGILISDDKKAHVHGLKSPVAADPNIDLCIDCGFCEQVCPSRNIGLTPRQRISLIRAVTKLRSEGKDDIADDWEEVFNRYGEQLCATDGLCGMKCPLGVHIPEFIRERRGKKHSQRALKTADYVAGHMAGVLKGVSLGLNGMSLAQKIIGDSAIGAMASSARFLSGGRIPLWNKAMPSGGSSIPELNLQSGSEKIVYFPSCAVRSMGPAKGDDSEPLMDVTVRLLERAGYEVVFPDSMDKLCCGKAFETKGLKEHADELAAGLGQALLKATENGKYLVLCDTSPCLDRMKKTLDKRLTLMDPIEFIVKKVVDRLDFKKLKKTVALHPTCSTRAMGLDGFLTELASKCAESVVVPKGINCCGFSGDKGFHKPELNASALEGLREQIADCDEGYSVSRTCEIGLTLHGGKTYRNILYLVEEATR, encoded by the coding sequence TTGCATAAACTGGTTAATGATATGCGGCAGTATATACCTGCCGAACGAATTTACGACCACCCCGCGCTTGTTAAGACTTATGCCGTTGATGCGAGCTATTTTGAGCCGCAGGCGAAGCTGGTTGTTGATGTTAGAAATCCTGCTGAGATAGTCAGGGTTCTTGAGGTTTGTTCACGTAATAACATCGGGGTCACTTTCCGCGGCGCAGGAACCGCGGTGAGTGGTCAGGCCTGTGGCAATGGTGTGCTTGTTCGTCTTAAAGGTCCCTTTTGGAACCGGATAGAGGTTCTGGACAACGGCCAGTTGTTCTGGTCGGGAAGTTCTCCCACTGGTGTTGACGTTAATCAGGCTCTTGCTCCATTCGGACGTAAGATGGGAGCTGATCCGGCTTCAATGGCATCCGCTTCTATGGGTGGAATCATTGCCGACAACTCTGCCGGAATGTGCTGCATGATTGAGGATAACTGCTACAACTCTGTGCTGGGCATGAAAATTATTCTTGCCGATGGTACATATCTGGATACCACAGCTGAAGAGAGTGTTGCTGATTTCCGCAAATCTCATGGAGAGCTGCTGGCCGAGCTGTTAAAGTTGCGGACAGAAATAATATCACAGCAGGATGTGGTTGAAAGAATACGTAAAAAATATTCAATCAAGAATACCATCGGTTATATGGTCAACTCGTTTGTTGATTATGATGATCCCATAGATATTCTCATGCATCTTATGATCGGTTCGGAAGGAACTCTTGGTTTTATCCATGAAGTTCTGATGAGAACCGTGCCTACTCTTCCGGTGAGAGCTGTAGGACTGATGTTCTTTCCTTCTCTTGCTGTGGCTACAGATGCAGTTATTGCCATGAAGGGGAATTGCAAAATCGATGCAGCCGAGGTTCTGGATTATAACTGCCTGACAGCTATGCAGAACCTTAAAGGCATCCCGGATGTCATGAAGTCCCTTGAAGATGGGGCCTGTGCAATGCTCATCGAGACAAAGGCTGAGAACGATGAAGCCCTTAAGCAGAATATGTCGGATATTCTGGAGATTCTTGGTAGGTTCCCTTCGTTATCCGAACAGGAATTCACTACTGATGATAAAACCTGTGAACATCTGTGGAATATCCGCCGGGCCTTGTTCCCGGCTATCGCCAATTTCAGAGAACCTGATGAGTTTGTCTTTACCGAAGATATCAATATCCCGGTTTCAGACCTTGCCGAAGGGTGTGAGTCTTTCCAGAATCTGTTTAACAAGTACAATTATGCCGCAGGAATAATGGGCCATGCTTTCCATGGCAACCTGCATTTTTCAATTCCTGTTAAAATTGCTGACCCTGAAGAAGTAGACAAACTTCACCATTTCATGGTCGATCTTGTTGACCTCATTACAAAGCGTTTTGACGGATCTTTGAAGGCCGAGCATGGAACCGGACGGGCTATGGCTCCTTTTGTCTGCAACGAATGGGGAGAATTCCTGTATTCGGTGATGCTGAAAGTGAAAGATCTTTTTGATCCGCAGGGAATTTTAAATCCGGGCATTTTGATCAGCGATGATAAAAAAGCCCATGTCCACGGATTGAAAAGTCCGGTTGCCGCTGATCCCAATATTGATCTCTGTATTGATTGCGGTTTTTGTGAGCAGGTCTGTCCTTCAAGAAATATCGGGCTTACTCCTCGGCAGCGCATAAGTCTTATCAGGGCTGTCACCAAGCTGAGGAGCGAAGGAAAAGACGATATTGCCGATGATTGGGAAGAAGTGTTCAACCGTTATGGTGAACAGCTTTGCGCAACTGACGGACTTTGCGGCATGAAATGCCCGCTGGGAGTTCATATTCCGGAGTTTATCAGAGAGCGCAGGGGCAAAAAACATTCGCAGCGGGCCTTGAAGACTGCTGATTATGTTGCCGGACACATGGCCGGAGTTCTTAAAGGCGTATCCCTCGGTTTAAATGGAATGTCACTTGCCCAGAAAATTATTGGCGACTCAGCAATCGGGGCAATGGCTTCATCCGCAAGATTTCTTTCCGGCGGCAGAATTCCTCTCTGGAATAAAGCAATGCCTAGTGGAGGAAGCAGCATTCCTGAACTTAATCTTCAGTCCGGATCTGAAAAGATTGTTTACTTCCCCTCGTGTGCCGTGCGCAGCATGGGACCCGCAAAAGGGGATGATTCGGAACCGTTGATGGATGTAACCGTCAGACTGCTTGAAAGGGCCGGCTATGAAGTAGTTTTTCCTGATTCCATGGATAAGCTGTGCTGCGGCAAGGCTTTTGAAACCAAGGGGCTTAAGGAGCATGCTGATGAACTTGCTGCCGGTCTTGGACAGGCTTTGCTGAAGGCTACCGAAAACGGAAAATATCTGGTCCTTTGTGACACCAGTCCATGTCTTGACAGAATGAAAAAGACGCTTGATAAACGTCTTACTTTGATGGACCCTATTGAGTTCATTGTAAAAAAAGTTGTTGATCGTCTTGATTTTAAAAAGCTTAAAAAAACTGTTGCCCTGCACCCGACCTGTTCAACAAGGGCAATGGGGCTTGATGGATTTCTCACGGAGCTGGCCTCGAAATGCGCAGAATCCGTAGTTGTTCCCAAGGGTATAAATTGTTGTGGCTTTTCAGGAGACAAAGGCTTTCATAAGCCCGAATTAAACGCCTCCGCTCTTGAAGGTTTGAGAGAGCAGATCGCTGATTGTGATGAGGGTTACAGTGTGTCAAGAACCTGTGAAATAGGCCTCACACTTCACGGTGGAAAGACTTACCGCAATATATTGTATCTGGTGGAAGAAGCTACGCGTTAA
- a CDS encoding YkvI family membrane protein, translating into MKKVVPGYLAIALVWFSSHFGGGFASGRQIVAFYLNHNWTSIFMPAVSMLVMGISMYYAMVIANKFKTYDYSNWSKKVYGGIGFFAVPIYEVLVNAILLLATSVAFATGGTILSKIFGTSYMLNTFGIAAVIFVFTIYGSELVRKSAAVVSVMLIISMFLIYLPNIIHYFPNIVKNMTAIKSGEIAFKGPDSFWDALWWGVKYGTLHCAAIGAYIVHAQVCPEKKCLKKAIGTGIFINCVIMYLTYFGILAFVDQGILKEAVPALFVVMHGVGSSWMTTLISVCIVVGAVSTGVALVFGTTNRLVTFMGRNLDEKEKARRQRFHAMISSTILVVACWCVAQFGLIPLIGKGYGSMGWVTMVLITIPLILRGIGLWKYKEDAEKKEAGVA; encoded by the coding sequence ATGAAAAAAGTTGTTCCCGGATATCTCGCCATTGCTCTGGTCTGGTTCAGTTCCCATTTTGGCGGAGGATTTGCCTCCGGTCGTCAGATTGTTGCTTTTTATCTGAACCATAACTGGACATCTATTTTCATGCCTGCTGTATCAATGCTGGTCATGGGGATTTCCATGTACTATGCAATGGTCATTGCCAATAAGTTTAAAACTTATGACTACAGCAACTGGTCTAAAAAAGTTTACGGCGGGATAGGTTTTTTTGCGGTTCCGATCTATGAGGTTCTGGTTAATGCAATTTTACTGCTTGCAACCTCTGTTGCTTTTGCAACCGGAGGGACAATCTTATCCAAAATTTTCGGCACATCATACATGTTGAATACTTTTGGGATTGCCGCAGTTATTTTCGTGTTTACTATCTATGGTTCGGAATTGGTCAGAAAATCGGCTGCGGTTGTCTCCGTAATGCTTATTATAAGTATGTTTCTGATTTACCTTCCTAATATAATACACTATTTCCCTAATATTGTTAAAAATATGACAGCAATAAAAAGTGGTGAAATAGCGTTTAAAGGACCTGATTCCTTTTGGGATGCCTTATGGTGGGGCGTAAAGTACGGTACCCTGCACTGCGCGGCAATAGGGGCTTATATTGTTCACGCTCAGGTTTGTCCGGAAAAAAAATGTCTCAAAAAAGCCATCGGAACAGGAATTTTCATCAATTGCGTAATTATGTATCTGACCTATTTCGGCATTCTTGCTTTTGTTGATCAGGGCATCCTTAAGGAAGCTGTTCCCGCATTGTTTGTAGTTATGCACGGAGTCGGTTCAAGCTGGATGACTACCCTTATTTCCGTATGCATTGTGGTCGGAGCTGTGTCTACAGGAGTGGCACTTGTTTTCGGCACCACAAATAGACTCGTAACTTTTATGGGTCGCAATTTAGATGAAAAAGAAAAGGCACGCAGACAGCGTTTTCATGCAATGATATCTTCCACAATTCTGGTTGTCGCCTGCTGGTGTGTAGCTCAGTTCGGACTTATTCCGCTTATCGGAAAGGGCTACGGCAGCATGGGTTGGGTAACCATGGTCCTGATTACAATTCCCCTGATACTGCGCGGGATCGGCTTGTGGAAATATAAAGAAGACGCTGAGAAAAAGGAGGCTGGCGTTGCATAA
- a CDS encoding YkvI family membrane protein — protein sequence MKKIIPAHLAVAFVWFSSHFGGGFASGRQIVAFYLKHQWTSIFMPAVSMLLMAMTLYFSMVIAARFKVYDYSSWSKKVFGPTSAVMSPLFEILFNILMVLVTAVAFATGGSTIAKAFGTSYMLNTVGVALVIFFLTIYGAALVRKSATIVSLILIACMFIIYIPNIIAFFPNIIKNFAAIKSGAIVTGSPDTLLDSLWWAVKYGALQCCAIGAYIVHTQACPDKASLKKAAIVGFIINTGMMYLTYFGILAFADQGVLKEAVPSLYVVMNGVGGTWMTMLISVCIILGAVSTGVALVYGTTNRIVNYLGRDLDSDEKKRKRGIHAVASSSVIVVACWCVAQFGLIPLIGKGYSNIGWVTLLVLTLPVLLRGFGIWRFSKKEIGEA from the coding sequence ATGAAGAAAATTATTCCGGCTCATCTTGCGGTAGCTTTTGTATGGTTCAGTTCCCATTTCGGAGGTGGGTTTGCTTCGGGCAGGCAGATTGTTGCTTTTTACCTGAAACATCAGTGGACATCCATTTTCATGCCAGCAGTATCCATGCTGCTTATGGCAATGACCTTGTATTTTTCGATGGTCATTGCTGCCAGATTCAAAGTCTATGATTACAGCAGCTGGTCTAAAAAAGTTTTCGGACCTACTTCCGCGGTAATGTCTCCGCTTTTCGAAATTCTTTTCAATATACTTATGGTTCTTGTGACGGCTGTTGCTTTTGCAACCGGAGGATCAACCATCGCCAAAGCCTTTGGAACGTCTTACATGCTGAATACTGTAGGCGTTGCACTGGTTATCTTTTTTCTCACAATTTATGGTGCAGCTTTGGTCAGAAAGTCGGCAACGATTGTTTCACTCATTCTGATAGCCTGCATGTTTATTATATACATCCCCAATATTATAGCCTTTTTTCCCAATATTATTAAAAATTTTGCGGCCATTAAAAGTGGGGCGATCGTCACCGGAAGTCCTGACACATTACTTGATTCCCTGTGGTGGGCTGTAAAGTACGGTGCGCTGCAATGCTGCGCTATCGGTGCATATATTGTTCACACTCAGGCCTGTCCCGATAAAGCAAGCCTCAAAAAAGCCGCGATTGTTGGTTTTATTATCAATACCGGAATGATGTATCTGACCTATTTCGGGATTCTCGCTTTTGCTGATCAGGGTGTTTTAAAAGAAGCTGTTCCGTCACTCTATGTTGTTATGAACGGTGTTGGTGGAACATGGATGACCATGCTCATTTCGGTCTGCATTATTCTTGGTGCTGTCTCTACAGGCGTTGCCCTTGTTTACGGCACTACCAACAGAATTGTTAATTACCTCGGGCGCGATTTAGACAGTGACGAGAAGAAAAGAAAACGTGGAATTCATGCTGTTGCTTCATCGTCTGTTATTGTTGTTGCCTGCTGGTGTGTTGCTCAGTTCGGCCTTATTCCGCTTATTGGTAAGGGCTACAGCAATATAGGCTGGGTAACCCTGCTTGTTCTTACTTTGCCTGTTCTGCTCAGAGGATTCGGAATCTGGCGTTTTTCTAAAAAAGAAATCGGCGAAGCCTAG
- the aldA gene encoding aldehyde dehydrogenase, whose translation MKTYQQYIDGKFCESHSKDIIEVENPYTGEIIAHAPNGDVEDAEKALEAAEKAQPSWAALPVAERAGYLKKMAQAIRDNRKMLADTLTEEQAKVSGLAQVEIDVTAEYFDYYAGWARKYEGEVIQSDRPKENILLYRQPIGVIVGICPWNFPFFVMARKVAPSLLTGSSIVLKPSSDTPNTTFEFAKLVDQLGLPGGVANFVSGRGSTLGSALVKSPKTGMVTLTGSVEAGQRIIADSAPNITKTSLELGGKAPCIVCKDADLDLAVKAIVASRVIFSGQVCNCAERVYVESAVADEFMAKLTKAMSEVTYGDPFKDPNPDMSTQVNKGQLEKIEAMVAKAKTEGAEVLVGGERPAEMKTGYFYKPTLLGNCSQDMEIIRKEIFGPVLPVVTVSDFDEALALSNDCEYGLTSSVFTTSIEKMMRAINELKFGETYVNREHFEAMQGFHAGWRKSGIGGADGKHGLYEYLQTHVAYIQY comes from the coding sequence ATGAAAACATACCAGCAATATATAGATGGTAAATTTTGTGAATCACATTCCAAGGATATTATCGAAGTTGAAAATCCTTATACCGGAGAAATCATAGCCCACGCTCCTAACGGTGATGTGGAAGATGCGGAAAAGGCTCTTGAAGCAGCAGAAAAAGCCCAGCCTTCATGGGCAGCCCTTCCTGTTGCCGAACGCGCAGGATATCTTAAGAAAATGGCCCAGGCCATCAGAGACAACCGGAAAATGCTGGCTGACACGCTGACTGAAGAGCAGGCTAAAGTTTCAGGTCTGGCTCAGGTTGAAATTGATGTTACCGCTGAATATTTTGATTATTATGCCGGCTGGGCCAGAAAATATGAAGGTGAAGTAATTCAGAGCGACCGCCCCAAAGAAAATATTCTGCTCTACAGGCAGCCCATCGGAGTAATCGTTGGAATCTGCCCGTGGAACTTCCCGTTCTTTGTTATGGCTAGAAAAGTTGCTCCTTCCCTTTTGACCGGAAGCTCAATTGTTTTAAAACCAAGCAGTGATACCCCTAACACCACTTTCGAGTTTGCAAAACTTGTCGACCAGCTGGGACTTCCCGGTGGTGTGGCAAACTTTGTATCAGGCAGAGGCTCAACCCTCGGCTCCGCTCTGGTAAAAAGTCCTAAAACCGGCATGGTCACACTGACAGGAAGTGTTGAAGCCGGACAAAGAATTATCGCTGATTCAGCTCCCAACATAACAAAAACATCCCTTGAACTTGGTGGCAAGGCTCCCTGCATTGTCTGCAAAGACGCTGATCTTGATCTTGCAGTAAAGGCTATTGTGGCTTCCAGAGTTATCTTCAGCGGCCAGGTCTGCAACTGCGCGGAAAGAGTTTATGTTGAATCCGCTGTAGCAGATGAATTTATGGCAAAACTGACTAAAGCCATGTCCGAAGTTACTTATGGTGATCCTTTTAAAGACCCGAACCCGGATATGAGTACTCAGGTCAATAAAGGACAGCTTGAAAAAATTGAAGCCATGGTGGCAAAAGCAAAAACTGAAGGAGCCGAAGTTCTGGTCGGCGGTGAACGCCCTGCTGAAATGAAAACCGGATACTTCTACAAACCGACACTGCTTGGTAATTGCAGTCAGGATATGGAAATAATCCGTAAAGAAATATTCGGACCGGTACTCCCTGTGGTAACAGTCTCCGACTTTGACGAAGCTCTGGCCCTGTCTAACGATTGTGAATACGGACTCACATCCTCAGTTTTCACAACATCGATTGAGAAAATGATGCGCGCCATCAATGAACTCAAATTCGGTGAAACTTATGTCAACCGCGAACATTTTGAAGCCATGCAGGGATTCCATGCAGGCTGGAGAAAATCCGGTATCGGCGGAGCAGACGGCAAGCATGGTCTTTATGAATATTTGCAGACTCATGTTGCTTATATTCAATACTAA
- a CDS encoding DUF6976 family protein, which translates to MQQQLMNINEAAEQISAGKTLLLAGDESLFKQLPQGKWIGGSIPYFISREEGGISSKDKLFVTDISEIAEEINIRSYDSKSIDDVYTDAGTGGISFIIIPASSSTHISFALNAPNFNNFGSQPLVGWISGVLLEDIDKIKPKVFNGETGEEFEDEALVMHVDMVKGKSVDVGIINLFEQGSEDTLTFEEKSFSTQDVFVNGKRVNYANYISKKNLDIKLPLVADYYGARVNISFQHASSNDGVAFYAPVFSGIEYKHAKPVDDYAAEFVRQIKENEVDGKTILFSCNCILNYLYSDLAGKQTEPFVGPLTFGEIAYQLLNQTLVYVDIED; encoded by the coding sequence ATGCAGCAGCAACTGATGAACATCAATGAAGCCGCTGAGCAAATTTCAGCAGGAAAGACTCTGCTTCTTGCCGGTGATGAAAGCCTCTTCAAACAACTCCCGCAGGGAAAATGGATCGGCGGGTCAATACCTTATTTCATCTCCAGAGAAGAAGGTGGAATTTCATCCAAGGATAAACTTTTTGTAACTGATATTTCTGAAATAGCGGAAGAGATTAACATCAGGAGCTATGATTCAAAATCAATTGATGATGTCTATACCGATGCCGGTACAGGTGGAATCAGCTTCATAATTATCCCGGCGTCCAGCTCAACGCATATATCCTTTGCCTTAAACGCCCCGAATTTCAATAATTTCGGATCACAACCGCTCGTAGGCTGGATTTCAGGTGTTTTACTGGAAGATATCGACAAAATTAAACCCAAGGTTTTCAACGGGGAAACTGGTGAAGAATTCGAAGACGAAGCTCTGGTTATGCACGTTGATATGGTGAAAGGTAAAAGTGTTGACGTTGGAATAATCAACCTCTTTGAGCAAGGTTCAGAGGACACCCTGACCTTTGAGGAAAAATCTTTTTCAACTCAGGATGTTTTTGTAAACGGCAAAAGGGTTAACTACGCAAATTATATCAGCAAAAAGAATCTTGATATCAAACTTCCCCTTGTGGCTGATTATTACGGAGCGCGCGTCAACATAAGCTTTCAACATGCCTCAAGTAATGACGGAGTTGCTTTTTATGCCCCTGTATTTTCAGGAATTGAGTACAAACATGCAAAACCTGTTGATGATTATGCAGCAGAATTTGTCCGGCAGATCAAAGAAAATGAAGTTGATGGAAAAACAATTCTGTTTTCATGCAACTGCATATTAAATTATTTGTACTCTGATCTTGCTGGAAAACAGACCGAACCTTTTGTAGGCCCGCTCACTTTCGGAGAAATTGCCTATCAGCTTTTAAACCAGACCCTTGTCTATGTGGATATAGAGGACTGA
- the ureG gene encoding urease accessory protein UreG — protein MPQALRVGIGGPVGSGKTALIEQLCHALRNDYEIAVVTNDIYTREDAEFLTRRAALPPERIKGVETGGCPHTAIREDASANLIAVDELCAAFPDLDLVMVESGGDNLSASFSPELADLAIYVIDVSAGDKIPRKGGPGITKSDLLVINKTDLAPMVGASLEVMDKDARAQRGDKPYVFANMKKKEGLSEIIAFIKDEGMLGS, from the coding sequence ATGCCACAGGCATTACGCGTTGGAATTGGTGGTCCTGTCGGTTCCGGCAAAACGGCTCTTATCGAACAGTTGTGCCACGCCCTGCGCAATGATTATGAAATAGCAGTAGTTACAAATGATATATACACCCGTGAAGATGCTGAATTTTTAACAAGACGTGCGGCTCTTCCTCCTGAAAGGATCAAAGGTGTTGAAACCGGGGGATGTCCCCATACTGCCATACGTGAGGATGCCTCAGCCAACCTGATTGCGGTGGATGAATTGTGCGCCGCTTTTCCTGATCTTGATCTGGTGATGGTTGAGTCTGGAGGTGATAACCTCAGTGCTTCTTTCAGCCCGGAACTGGCTGATTTAGCCATTTATGTTATTGATGTTTCCGCCGGGGATAAAATTCCCAGAAAAGGTGGCCCCGGTATAACCAAAAGCGATCTGCTGGTAATAAATAAAACTGATCTGGCCCCTATGGTCGGAGCTTCGCTTGAGGTTATGGATAAGGATGCCCGGGCTCAGCGCGGGGACAAACCTTATGTCTTTGCAAATATGAAAAAGAAAGAAGGGCTTTCCGAAATTATCGCCTTTATTAAAGATGAGGGCATGCTTGGAAGTTAG
- a CDS encoding urease accessory protein UreF, which translates to MSSSPQLLRLMQLASPALPVGGFAYSQGMEWAVENGLDNESLIADWVSGLMETTLAGLDVPILKRLHEAWNEGNHEAVEKWSAFLYASRETCELRLEELQTAGALAKLLNDLEITDAVKWIRHPRRTYCNMLALAGSRWNIDIAELCSAYLWSWMENRVAAAIKSVPLGQTAGQRILSSAVETIPVCVRSGLELEDSEIGGTSFGQVMASALHESQRTRLFRS; encoded by the coding sequence ATGAGTTCCTCTCCGCAGTTATTGAGGCTTATGCAGCTTGCCAGCCCGGCTCTGCCCGTTGGCGGTTTTGCTTATTCACAGGGTATGGAGTGGGCGGTTGAGAATGGACTTGATAATGAAAGCCTGATCGCCGACTGGGTTTCCGGGCTAATGGAAACGACACTTGCCGGTCTTGATGTTCCGATTTTGAAAAGGCTGCATGAAGCATGGAATGAAGGGAATCACGAAGCTGTAGAAAAGTGGTCGGCATTTCTCTATGCTTCAAGGGAAACCTGCGAGCTGAGACTGGAAGAGTTACAGACTGCCGGAGCTTTGGCGAAGCTTTTAAATGATCTTGAAATTACAGATGCTGTAAAGTGGATAAGGCATCCTCGCAGAACATATTGCAATATGCTAGCCCTTGCAGGTAGCCGTTGGAATATCGATATTGCTGAATTATGTTCCGCCTATCTCTGGAGCTGGATGGAAAATCGAGTAGCTGCGGCAATTAAATCTGTTCCGTTGGGACAGACCGCAGGGCAGCGGATACTATCATCCGCTGTTGAAACAATTCCGGTATGTGTCCGCTCTGGTCTTGAGCTTGAAGACTCTGAAATCGGCGGAACCTCATTCGGGCAGGTCATGGCTTCGGCATTGCATGAAAGTCAGCGAACCAGACTTTTTCGGTCCTGA
- the ureE gene encoding urease accessory protein UreE, with amino-acid sequence MLKFTRVLATPVDRPDFLLTLPYAYRNRSRQKVRFDSGEEAGLFLPRGTVLKDNDFLGCEEGLTVRIIAKKEQLSQVKFSDHLQMAKICFHLGNRHVPLQIDNNRVCYKFDPVVDEMLRGMGYTIELTEEAFHPESGAYHLPEIKVAW; translated from the coding sequence ATGCTGAAGTTTACCAGAGTTCTTGCAACTCCGGTTGATAGACCGGACTTTCTGCTGACATTGCCTTATGCCTACCGCAACAGGTCCAGACAGAAAGTCCGGTTTGATTCCGGTGAAGAGGCCGGATTGTTTCTGCCGCGCGGAACAGTTCTGAAAGATAATGACTTTCTTGGTTGTGAAGAAGGGCTGACGGTTAGAATTATTGCTAAAAAAGAGCAGCTCTCTCAGGTGAAATTTTCAGATCATCTGCAAATGGCGAAAATATGCTTTCATCTGGGTAACAGACATGTTCCGCTCCAGATAGATAATAACAGGGTCTGCTATAAGTTTGATCCTGTTGTGGATGAAATGCTGCGGGGCATGGGCTATACAATCGAATTGACCGAAGAGGCTTTTCATCCTGAATCCGGTGCTTATCATCTGCCGGAAATTAAGGTTGCATGGTAA